Proteins co-encoded in one Euleptes europaea isolate rEulEur1 chromosome 1, rEulEur1.hap1, whole genome shotgun sequence genomic window:
- the MANF gene encoding mesencephalic astrocyte-derived neurotrophic factor: MRAANGLWAALALILLPGGSRALREGDCEVCVSFMGRFYQSLKDKNAEFTPASIEKELLKSCKEAKGKENRLCYYIGATSDAATKIINEVSKPLSNHIPIEKICEKLKKKDSQICELKYDKQIDLSTVDLKKLRVKELKKILDDWGEACKGCAEKSDYIRKINELMPKYAPKAASSRTEL, encoded by the exons ATGCGGGCGGCCAACGGGCTCTGGGCGGCGCTGGCCTTAATCCTGCTCCCGGGCGGAAGCCGGGCTCTGCGAGAGGGCGACTGCGAAG TATGTGTATCATTCATGGGAAGATTCTACCAGAGCTTAAAGGACAAGAATGCTGAATTTACACCAGCCAGTATTGAAAAAGAGCTTTTGAAATCCTGTAAAGAGGCAAAAGGCAAAGAGAATCGGCTG TGCTATTACATTGGAGCTACCAGTGATGCAGCCACTAAAATAATTAATGAGGTGTCAAAACCTTTGAGTAATCACATTCCTATTGAAAAAATTTGTGAGAAGCTGAAGAAGAAAGATAGTCAGATATGTGAGCTGAAGTATG ATAAACAGATTGACTTGAGCACTGTGGACCTGAAGAAGTTGAGAGTCAAAGAACTGAAGAAAATTCTAGACGACTGGGGTGAAGCATGTAAAGGCTGTGCTGAAAAATCGGACTACATTCGCAAAATCAATGAACTGATGCCCAAATATGCACCAAAGGCAGCCAGTTCACGGACAGAACTCTGA
- the RBM15B gene encoding putative RNA-binding protein 15B — translation MKRGSERDSSPGGSGGTRGASSAKRPRERERESSASGGSSGGSRRGPHRSSAASASSRSSRDKAAPAASSSRGHRGEERPGGGGGGGGDSNHRAASSSARSGGGGSSSQAAVAAPPPPSSSSRALGVAKAKVPPAAIVAPSLLLGGPPPVAAPPLLLAPGLGLAAGVGLAGDPPGSSEYKTLLVSGLSPALPDQLLEDGLFRQFQRFASGGASDISVKLSHTPDLGRVAYVNFRHPADARDARRHARARQLLLYDRPLKVEPVYLRGGRRSRTPPPTPSPEPLAFLPPIHGVYPYKQRSLSPVASPLLREPRPRHAQAAAAAFALEAVALGLSRERERVLDYYGLYDERGRPYGYPIVAEEDLMPEDDQRATRNLFIGNLDHSVSEVELRRAFEKYGMIEEVVIKRPARGQGGAYAFLKFQNLDMAHRAKVAMSGRVVGRNLIKIGYGKVNPTTRLWVGGLGPSTSLAALAREFDRFGSIRTIDYVKGDSFAYIQYESLDAAQAACAQMRGFPLGGPDRRLRVDFAKAEEARYPQQYQPAPLPVHYELLPEGYSRHRSLEPDLRVRDRTPPHLLYSDRERSFLEADWASPVKNAERRNNLETYSRSARSRSGERWGSDSDRSVLKPWEERRKRRSVSNDRGRTSHSPYEDRGRTKAGGPASDRSPDRVRKDNHTTESATEKEQNNSLQNNRHTSEEKPHRETSDPPQPKKRDSERNHRTGESESKTHEESKPETKKLKSLSDYAHTLQLAWNGLLVLKNSCFPTSMHILEGDLGVINGLLKDHLSGGKLTQLKIAQRLRLDQPKLDEVTRRIKQGSPNGYAVLLATQAAQGGAGAEGTFPAVEPGLQRRLLRNLVSYLKQKQAAGVISLPVGGAKGRDSTGMLYAFPPCEFSQQYLQSALRTLGKLEEEHMVIVIVKDTA, via the coding sequence ATGAAGCGGGGGAGCGAGCGGGATTCCAGCCCCGGCGGGTCGGGGGGGACGCGGGGCGCCTCCTCCGCCAAGAGGCCGCGGGAGCGCGAGCGGGAGAGCAGCgccagcggcggcagcagcggcggcagccgGCGGGGCCCGCACCGGAGCTCGGCCGCCTCCGCCTCGTCGCGCAGCAGTCGGGACAAGGCTGCGCCCGCCGCCTCCAGCTCGCGCGGCCACCGCGGGGAGGAgcggcctggcggcggcggcggcggcggcggcgactccAACCACCGCGCGGCCTCGTCCAGCGccaggagcggcggcggcggcagcagcagccaggcCGCCGTGGCggcgcccccgccgccttcctcGTCGTCGCGGGCCCTGGGGGTGGCCAAGGCCAAAGTGCCGCCGGCAGCGATCGTGGCCCCCTCCTTGCTGCTGGGCGGACCCCCGCCGGTGGCCGCGCCGCCCTTGCTCTTGGCGCCCGGGCTGGGGCTGGCAGCTGGGGTGGGGCTGGCGGGAGACCCGCCGGGCTCCAGCGAGTACAAGACCCTGCTGGTGAGCGGCCTGAGCCCGGCTCTGCCTGACCAGCTGCTGGAGGACGGGCTCTTCCGCCAGTTCCAGAGGTTCGCCAGCGGCGGTGCCAGCGATATTAGCGTCAAACTCTCCCATACTCCTGATCTTGGCCGTGTCGCCTACGTCAACTTCAGGCACCCGGCGGATGCCCGAGATGCCCGGCGGCATGCCAGAGCCCGGCAGCTTCTCCTCTACGATCGCCCCCTCAAGGTGGAGCCTGTGTACCTTCGAGGGGGGCGACGAAGCCGCACCCCCCCGCCCACCCCATCCCCTGAACCGCTGGCATTTCTGCCCCCCATCCATGGTGTTTATCCGTATAAACAACGATCGCTGTCCCCTGTTGCTAGCCCTTTGCTCAGGGAGCCCAGACCACGACATGCtcaagctgctgctgcagcctttGCCTTGGAGGCGGTGGCTCTGGGACTCTCCCGGGAGCGGGAGAGGGTGCTGGATTACTACGGGCTTTATGATGAACGTGGCCGCCCCTACGGCTACCCCATAGTGGCTGAGGAGGATCTCATGCCAGAGGACGATCAGAGAGCCACCCGGAATCTCTTCATTGGTAATCTAGACCACAGTGTTTCTGAAGTGGAACTGAGACGTGCTTTTGAAAAATATGGCATGATTGAGGAGGTGGTGATTAAGCGCCCTGCACGGGGCCAAGGTGGAGCCTATGCTTTCCTTAAGTTCCAAAACTTGGACATGGCACATCGGGCCAAGGTTGCCATGTCTGGCCGGGTTGttggcaggaaccttatcaaaattGGCTACGGGAAAGTTAACCCCACTACCAGACTCTGGGTGGGAGGCCTTGGTCCTAGTACTTCCCTTGCTGCCCTTGCCCGGGAATTTGACCGCTTTGGTAGCATTAGGACTATTGACTATGTGAAGGGGGACAGTTTTGCCTATATTCAATACGAGAGTTTGGATGCTGCCCAGGCTGCATGTGCACAGATGAGGGGTTTCCCTTTGGGTGGGCCAGATAGAAGGCTTCGAGTGGACTTTGCCAAAGCTGAGGAGGCACGATATCCTCAGCAGTACCAACCTGCGCCACTGCCTGTACACTATGAATTGCTTCCTGAAGGCTACAGCAGACACAGGAGTCTAGAACCAGACTTAAGGGTGAGAGATAGGACTCCTCCTCATCTCCTCTACTCAGACCGGGAAAGGAGCTTTCTAGAAGCAGATTGGGCCAGCCCTGTGAAAAATGCAGAGCGCAGAAATAATTTAGAGACTTATAGCCGGTCAGCACGCAGCCGCAGTGGAGAACGTTGGGGCAGCGATAGCGACCGCAGTGTGCTCAAGCCTTGGGAGGAAAGGCGTAAACGCCGTAGCGTTTCCAATGACCGTGGGAGGACTTCCCATTCACCTTATGAAGACAGAGGCAGGACAAAGGCTGGTGGGCCAGCTTCTGATCGCAGCCCAGACAGGGTTCGAAAGGATAACCACACAACAGAGTCTGCTACAGAGAAAGAACAGAATAATTCTCTTCAGAACAACCGGCATACGTCAGAGGAGAAGCCTCATCGTGAAACATCTGATCCTCCTCAGCCTAAAAAAAGGGACAGCGAACGCAATCATCGAACTGGTGAGTCTGAATCAAAGACTCATGAAGAGTCAAAAcctgaaacaaaaaaattaaaaagcttgTCAGATTATGCCCACACACTGCAGCTTGCCTGGAATGGGCTGCTTGTCCTGAAAAACAGCTGCTTCCCTACATCTATGCACATCCTTGAAGGGGACTTAGGAGTCATCAATGGACTTCTGAAAGACCACTTGTCTGGTGGAAAGCTTACACAGCTCAAGATTGCCCAGAGACTTCGGCTTGACCAGCCCAAGCTGGATGAAGTAACTCGACGTATCAAGCAAGGAAGCCCTAATGGCTACGCTGTACTGCTGGCTACCCAGGCTGCCCAAGGAGGGGCAGGTGCCGAAGGGACCTTCCCTGCGGTGGAGCCTGGCTTGCAAAGACGGCTTCTCAGGAATCTGGTCTCTTACTTGAAACAGAAACAGGCTGCTGGGGTGATCAGCCTTCCTGTGGGAGGGGCAAAGGGCAGAGACAGCACTGGCATGCTTTATGCTTTCCCTCCTTGTGAATTCTCTCAGCAGTACCTCCAGTCTGCACTAAGGACATTGGGAAAGTTAGAAGAAGAACATATGGTGATAGTGATAGTCAAAGACACTGCCTAG